Proteins from a single region of Megachile rotundata isolate GNS110a chromosome 7, iyMegRotu1, whole genome shotgun sequence:
- the LOC100879320 gene encoding uncharacterized protein LOC100879320 isoform X2 — protein sequence MNKKIGYLEGQSCLEAAKVFLETCPHLQECRTVISNGRRFSTRVSGMTLIDVIEKFFAINATIQERLSKITDCEQSKHCGDLLEQLKFLIEETRGQRFVVNINVPSQANSQVSNGSPILSSSIRKRRHSNSDRERCKRTKVMANTSQQTDSITSHANNYNSIEATPLESLPGHIGTSDQFKCTINVEEKNRHNSVGDNGNEGCNNHQNNSNSDRHSNNNHGINQETQNFEDAVTDNRCKLNDAKDSFVFEKCTAATSTEELLSYSCVEVQTTPYDTPESESETNDEPIENLSLLTKELLNRTELQERIAENINKAILPTDASSKEEHLNDAPMNSEANTSIVSELNNAIKSIVEATESDPVFEKFLDEMIGSQIETDTSPDEEMESNRQKPKLTTNELEEKHVEICWTNNGSVESVTSDIKLSDETDARTTEVPLKHRLRSSSRQHNARIEEDQRDQGKEDNALEDQNAAAVLSIINANITNKCTTMYDEKSTDNRKEVRSASVDTDEKKTVEIGSLSEKSSRFEVCPEESREGEKEKSTKVESRRGAQDYKTVATIGNNDTAESKAKKLSVKKGKPVKSKEETMNSANSNKSEHLDITTVPTLIMCSKEEISNIMCTSMAYPAARSITSGRNSRFVPIVPKGPTNKIGKEDVVETLYLKTVNVARKVPASTLSTSLTTLAPITPFTPFAPFTSFAPFTPLTSLTSLTQRGTQQVVDKQDKTATNETKGTPTRTVSNVVGSSVTSSAVLGNDDANKIVIGESITLYSNENSAKTLLDSSNMPTINIEDNVSLSGSGLSPYIKFNCSKNNENQSLSDIDLTPVVQTSEKVVASVKNDIIIGQQPSARNSVGERGIINKRTPRSLLKSRTKNYRLSLSTPRRRNNHIRVLDFNTPTKVASASAATATITATGAIDGTISDNENASKQLKAVRRTCLFKSPPFSDCAMAMHDTAICPLKASQPSYKVSEATTKHSLSKVTNVWEKSEESGALTDDVRTRETDASISSEPELKSTKATKNTWDADLRKCLRATSAENDRRGTSVSSKVGQTAEYAKRDKSLASKKEKWKSRVSSKGKIGRNTSRKEAVIDSKKKQTVEEEERKITKLSMEEIRNNVALLTDENLSITPVDRTDTIDVDVDTDDTKTNDLSARDKLFNLQKGKSDSTAIRTTANSTAAIETITATTRTRTTTTTTTMTTSTTITTTTRAVDDSKIEKREAKKYVQLTTLKTNLNRCNAENNVTSMDDARFLELTKTCTDVSRQLLEIPNLIELETPRKLENYDVPPTPRLLSPSSSTTPFVKMNEDSNKIRNIINTPEFPTTPCIALTPKHLEETMTDDPKKETFDRCSPYYKPTFEENEHSEKLSKPKLTKGSQKSPQCVKPRDLVVALGTQFPPKLEITQFEVIKENLPKEQAIRELKISANSRDSISTTASIHRTKCKKADHRLKNEVSECTDKTERIQADERSTKITGNEKYLLNGEESNDSDASSSSSSSSSSSSSSSSSSSSSSSSSSSSASSSPSSLSPSSGFPNSRVTNTSEKSSSNKKYKNISKEISTKTSHDSSTRKIIGMRVKETTNTEYSVTSGNTSTKLTIRSTNVSHVNPTEEATIVSRKCESSPLKVFPVMASENEGTEELGESRNDAKETPAKNEILINEADISETPSSSKAGVENLTNLSSKISAFIDSESQKKDSYIGNSTTINYKRKTKVVNAQRIVKSAKSVKQFSSLQKQQKQQRQKCLGIDEKLIVQLEAKRQRMIAKFRELPNSSLTGRTTTRRKRIIRRGQNNINVKRKNDRNACIRKTDDPFNDSKRKKKRKKKKIEGFDTENNNHNDIDAAVHNQNNNNNVRSCSDDDTRDAGGTSVRHSNVVEFKGSADRKEDDDRIATQRDDAKKAIHTTAENDNNDIEEKKKVAIHNERSNSSLTDNKDARKLEATEKFDNFVGINTEENYTRILKERNLDRKILSSKTNDETISRNNGVVAIKNEKTRNEANAYQAMEYPNRSGKTNAVSKSKVDQVKRDLFSDEENDRETKFSLNQNESRNESDLSNTKDLSHVLQCLQLVPACKTDHPDKLEPKEHEGNRKTDFNVALPNSVEYHFLYDDGASLKKRRRRYSAHEFQINIVLNDQNNDECVKVWTATDYEEIFNIPPKSKKKLPSRKSPFRNENHREIFDRTSVDASTVTSIRAKPLATSSPIDKPLFSKTNNLAATVTSIITATATAITTITGTVTTTTTTTATAIATTTIITDTDITAGTCTITERDKIIQRENDKRAKIEKTPEIIKDVPIVKHQKSMFTDSKESKQIEKRQHLTDPQTLLNNLDLDKFLTSVHGPA from the exons atgaataaaaaaattg GATATCTAGAAGGCCAAAGTTGTCTGGAAGCTGCGAAAGTATTTTTGGAGACCTGTCCACATTTACAAGAATGTCGTACCGTAATATCTAATGGGAGACGATTTAGCACAAGAGTCAGTGGAATGACACTGATCGACGTTATCGAAAAGTTTTTTGCTATTAACGCGACAA TCCAAGAACGGCTAAGCAAAATTACAGATTGCGAACAATCAAAACATTGTGGAGATTTACTGGAACAATTGAAGTTTCTTATAGAAGAAACTCGTGGGCAACGTTTCGTCGTTAATATAAATGTTCCTTCACAG GCTAACTCTCAAGTATCAAATGGCTCCCCTATACTATCTAGCAGTATTCGTAAAAGACGCCACAGTAACAGTGATCGCGAACGATGCAAGCGCACGAAAGTAATGGCAAATACATCTCAGCAGACTGATTCTATCACTAGTCACG cAAACAATTATAACAGCATCGAGGCAACACCGTTAGAAAGTTTACCTGGTCACATAGGCACGAGTGATCAATTTAAATGTACCATTAACGTTGAAGAGAAAAATCGTCATAACTCTGTAGGAGACAATGGAAATGAAGGCTGCAATAACCACCAAAATAATAGCAATAGCGACAGGCATAGTAACAATAATCATG gCATTAATCAAGAAACGCAAAACTTCGAAGACGCCGTAACAGATAACAGATGCAAATTAAACGATGCAAAAGATTCGTTCGTGTTTGAAAAATGTACTGCGGCTACAAGTACGGAAGAGTTACTGAGTTATTCGTGTGTAGAAGTTCAAACTACTCCATACGATACACCGGAATCCGAATCAGAAACTAACGACGAACCAATTGAAAATCTTAGT TTACTGACGAAAGAGCTATTGAATCGTACCGAGTTACAAGAACGAATTGCTGAGAACATCAACAAAGCGATACTTCCAACGGACGCATCATCGAAAGAAGAGCATTTAAACGATGCGCCAATGAACAGCGAAGCGAACACTTCTATCGTATCGGAGCTAAATAACGCAATTAAGTCAATAGTGGAGGCAACGGAGTCCGATCCCGTATTCGAAAAATTTCTCGACGAAATGATCGGATCGCAAATAGAAACGGACACGAGTCCTGACGAAGAGATGGAATCCAATAGACAGAAACCGAAATTAACCACGAATGAATTGGAAGAGAAACATGTTGAAATTTGTTGGACGAATAACGGGTCAGTAGAATCTGTAACGTCGGATATAAAATTATCCGACGAGACAGATGCACGTACGACGGAAGTACCGTTAAAGCACAGACTACGTAGTTCGTCCAGGCAACATAATGCTCGGATCGAAGAAGATCAACGGGATCAAGGGAAAGAAGATAACGCGTTGGAAGATCAGAATGCTGCCGCGGTATTGAGTATAATAAAcgcaaatattacaaataaatgtaCAACGATGTATGACGAGAAAAGCACAGATAACAGGAAAGAAGTTCGTAGCGCATCCGTGGATACGGACGAAAAGAAGACCGTCGAGATCGGAAGTTTGTCCGAAAAATCGTCGAGGTTTGAAGTTTGTCCCGAGGAAAGTAGagaaggagaaaaagaaaaatcgacGAAAGTCGAGAGCCGGCGTGGTGCTCAAGATTACAAGACTGTAGCGACAATCGGAAATAACGATACGGCCGAGTCAAAGGCGAAAAAATTATCGGTAAAGAAAGGCAAGCCAGTAAAATCTAAGGAGGAAACGATGAACAGCGCGAACAGCAATAAATCCGAGCATCTAGATATAACAACGGTGCCGACGTTAATAATGTGTTCAAAAGAAGAAATAAGCAATATAATGTGTACAAGTATGGCGTATCCAGCTGCGCGTTCCATAACGTCCGGCAGAAATTCGCGATTCGTACCAATCGTTCCAAAAGGTCCAACAAATAAAATCGGCAAAGAAGATGTTGTGGAAACGCTGTATTTAAAAACCGTAAACGTTGCTCGAAAAGTACCTGCATCAACGTTGTCGACATCGTTGACAACATTGGCTCCGATAACACCGTTCACACCTTTCGCTCCATTCACATCGTTCGCACCGTTCACACCACTGACATCGTTAACATCGTTGACGCAACGTGGAACGCAACAAGTAGTCGATAAACAAGATAAAACAGCAACCAACGAAACAAAAGGTACGCCGACTCGGACCGTTAGCAACGTGGTGGGTAGTTCGGTCACGAGTTCGGCCGTTTTGGGCAACGATGAcgctaataaaatagtaatcggAGAATCGATCACCCTCTACAGCAACGAAAATAGCGCGAAAACGTTACTGGATAGTTCGAATATGCCTACGATAAACATAGAGGATAACGTTAGTTTGTCAGGCTCTGGACTATCGCcatacataaaatttaattgtagCAAGAACAACGAAAACCAAAGTTTATCAGACATCGACTTGACACCCGTTGTACAAACTAGCGAAAAAGTCGTAGCTTCGGTAAAAAACGATATCATTATCGGGCAACAACCTTCAGCGCGCAACAGTGTTGGCGAACGCGGCATCATTAACAAACGCACTCCGAGGTCCTTGTTGAAAAGCAGAACAAAAAATTATAGACTTAGTTTATCTACGCCTAGACGGAGAAATAATCATATAAGAGTTCTTGATTTTAATACACCGACAAAGGTAGCGTCTGCATCGGCGGCAACAGCTACGATCACAGCTACCGGTGCCATCGATGGTACAATTAGCGACAACGAAAATGCCTCGAAACAGCTTAAAGCCGTGCGTAGGACTTGTCTGTTCAAATCTCCGCCGTTTTCCGATTGCGCGATGGCGATGCACGATACCGCAATATGTCCGTTAAAAGCAAGTCAGCCTTCGTATAAAGTAAGCGAAGCTACGACGAAACATTCTCTGTCGAAGGTTACAAACGTTTGGGAAAAATCTGAGGAAAGCGGAGCTTTAACCGACGATGTTCGTACACGCGAGACCGATGCGAGCATTTCCTCCGAACCCGAATTAAAATCAACGAAAGCCACGAAGAATACATGGGACGCGGACTTGCGAAAATGTTTACGAGCAACGAGCGCGGAGAACGATCGTCGGGGAACAAGCGTATCGTCCAAGGTTGGACAAACGGCAGAATACGCGAAACGAGATAAGAGCCTGGCTTCAAAGAAGGAAAAATGGAAATCGCGAGTATCATCGAAAGGGAAAATTGGTAGAAACACCTCAAGAAAAGAGGCAGTCATCGATTCGAAGAAAAAACAAACGGTCGAAGAAGAAGAgcgaaaaataacaaaactatcGATGGAAGAAATACGAAATAACGTTGCGTTGTTAACGGATGAAAATTTGTCGATTACGCCCGTTGATCGGACCGATACGATTGACGTTGATGTTGACACCGATGATACGAAAACGAACGATCTTTCCGCACGGGATAAGTTATTTAACTTGCAAAAGGGTAAATCCGATTCAACGGCGATAAGAACAACGGCCAACAGTACGGCTGCAATAGAAAcgataacagcaacaacaaGAACAAGAacaacaacgacgacgacgactatGACGACTTCGACGACAATAACGACAACGACAAGAGCAGTCGATGattcgaaaattgaaaagaGAGAAGCAAAAAAGTATGTTCAGTTGACAACGTTAAAAACGAATCTGAATAGATGTAACGCGGAAAATAACGTAACGTCGATGGATGATGCACGATTCTTGGAATTGACAAAAACATGCACAGACGTTTCCCGACAATTATTAGAAATACCTAATTTGATCGAACTGGAAACTCcaaggaaattagagaattatgaTGTTCCACCAACGCCTAGATTACTTAGCCCTAGCAGCAGTACAACTCCGTTCGTTAAAATGAACGAAGACTCGAACAAAATACGTAATATTATAAACACTCCGGAATTTCCAACAACACCTTGTATAGCTTTAACTCCGAAACACTTGGAAGAAACGATGACCGATGACCCGAAGAAAGAAACTTTCGATCGCTGTTCACCCTATTACAAACCCACTTTCGAAGAAAACGAACATTCAGAAAAATTATCGAAACCAAAATTGACGAAAGGTTCGCAAAAGTCTCCGCAGTGCGTGAAACCTCGTGATCTCGTTGTCGCGCTCGGAACGCAGTTTCCCCCGAAATTAGAAATAACGCAGTTCGAAGTGATCAAAGAAAATTTACCTAAAGAACAAGCGATCAGAGAGCTTAAAATATCAGCCAATTCTCGAGATTCGATTTCAACGACAGCGTCAATTCATCGGACAAAATGTAAGAAAGCCGATCATCGCTTAAAAAACGAAGTTTCGGAGTGTACAGATAAAACAGAACGTATCCAAGCGGACGAGCGTTCCACGAAAATAACCGGCAACGAAAAATATTTGCTCAATGGCGAAGAATCGAACGACAGCGATGCTTCGTCCTCGTCCTCTTCTTCCTCATCCTCGTCATcttcgtcgtcatcgtcgtcttcctcgtcgtcgtcgtcgtcgtcttcgTCAGCGTCGTCATCACCGTCGTCGTTATCACCCTCGTCCGGTTTCCCGAATTCCAGGGTAACGAACACCTCGGAGAAATCATCGtcgaacaaaaaatataaaaacatttcgAAAGAAATTTCCACCAAAACGAGTCACGACAGTTCGACGCGCAAAATCATCGGTATGCGCGTGAAAGAAACTACGAATACGGAATATTCGGTAACTTCAGGAAATACTTCAACGAAATTAACGATCAGATCAACGAACGTGTCGCACGTTAATCCTACCGAGGAAGCAACCATCGTTTCGAGAAAATGCGAATCTTCGCCGTTAAAAGTGTTTCCAGTAATGGCAAGCGAAAACGAAGGAACGGAAGAGCTGGGGGAATCGCGAAACGACGCGAAAGAAACTCCAGCCAAAAATGAGATTTTAATCAACGAAGCGGATATTTCCGAGACTCCTAGCAGTTCTAAGGCTGGCGTAGAAAACTTGACTAATTTGTCCTCGAAAATATCCGCGTTCATTGATTCGGAGAGTCAGAAGAAAGATTCCTACATAGGAAATTCTACGACGATAAACTACAAGCGAAAGACAAAAGTAGTAAACGCGCAGCGAATCGTTAAATCCGCAAAATCGGTCAAACAATTTTCTTCGTTACAAAAACAACAAAAACAGCAACGACAAAAGTGTCTGGGCATAGACGAGAAATTAATTGTTCAATTAGAAGCGAAGCGTCAACGTATGATCGCAAAGTTTCgagaacttccaaattctagTCTTACCGGTAGAACAACGACTCGACGGAAACGGATTATTCGTAGGGGTCAAAATAACATTAACGTAAAACGAAAAAACGATCGAAACGCGTGTATCCGAAAAACCGATGATCCGTTTAATGATAGTaaacgaaagaagaaaaggaaaaagaagaagatcGAGGGGTTCGATACCGAGAACAATAACCATAACGATATCGATGCCGCTGTTCACAACcaaaacaacaacaacaacgttAGGAGCTGCAGCGACGACGATACTCGCGATGCCGGTGGTACGAGCGTAAGACATTCGAACGTAGTAGAATTTAAAGGGAGCGCTGATCGAAAAGAAGACGACGATCGGATCGCGACTCAACGAGATGACGCGAAAAAAGCTATCCATACAACTGCAGAGAATGATAACAACGACATTgaggaaaagaaaaaagttgccatTCATAATGAACGATCGAACAGTTCATTAACGGATAATAAAGATGCTAGGAAATTGGAAGCGAcggaaaaatttgataattttgtcgGCATCAATACCGAAGAGAATTATACGCGAATCCTGAAAGAACGTAATCTTGATCGTAAAATCTTGTCGAGTAAGACGAACGATGAAACGATTTCGAGAAATAACGGCGTTGTTGCGATAAAAAACGAGAAAACTCGTAACGAAGCAAATGCATATCAAGCAATGGAATATCCGAATCGTAGTGGTAAAACGAATGCCGTATCTAAGTCGAAAGTCGATCAGGTAAAACGAGATTTATTTAGCGACGAAGAGAACGATCGCGAAACGAAGTTCTCGCTTAACCAGAACGAGTCTAGGAACGAGTCCGATCTATCGAATACTAAAGATTTATCGCATGTTCTTCAATGTTTGCAACTTGTTCCTGCATGCAAAACCGATCACCCGGACAAACTCGAACCAAAGGAGCACGAGGGTAATCGTAAAACGGATTTCAACGTGGCCCTACCGAACTCGGTAGAGTATCATTTTCTCTACGACGATGGTGCTTCGTTGAAAAAAAGAAGACGAAGATACAGCGCCCacgaatttcaaattaatatagtTTTAAATGATCAAAATAACGACGAATGCGTTAAAGTATGGACAGCCACAGATTacgaagaaatatttaatataccgCCGAAATCGAAAAAGAAATTACCGAGTAGAAAGTCGCCCTTTAGGAACGAAAATCATCGTGAAATATTCGATCGAACGTCCGTCGATGCTTCAACCGTAACTAGTATACGCGCTAAACCACTCGCCACTTCGTCTCCTATCGACAAGCCGTTATTCTCGAAAACGAACAATCTTGCTGCCACTGTTACCTCCATAATCACTGCTACCGCTACTGCAATTACCACCATTACCGGTACcgtcaccaccaccaccaccaccaccgccaccgCTATTGCCACCACCACTATCATCACCGATACTGATATTACTGCTGGAACTTGTACGATCACCGAAAGAGACAAGATTATTCAACGTGAGAACGACAAGCGTGCGAAAATAGAAAAAACTCCAGAAATTATCAAAg ATGTCCCGATTGTAAAACATCAAAAGTCTATGTTTACGGATTCTAAAGAAAGTAAGCAG ATCGAGAAACGGCAACATCTAACCGATCCTCAGACATTATTGAATAACTTGGATTTAGATAAATTCTTAACGTCTGTACATGGACCAGCTTAA